One window of the Bradyrhizobium sp. NP1 genome contains the following:
- a CDS encoding MdtB/MuxB family multidrug efflux RND transporter permease subunit produces the protein MNPSQPFILRPVATTLLMIAIMLSGMLAFRFLPVAALPEVDYPTIQVQTFYPGASPDVMTSSITAPLEVQFGQMPNLNQMSSVSSAGASVITLQFGLSISLDIAEQEVQAAINAAGNLLPSDLPAPPIYAKVNPADAPILTLGLTSKTMPLTQLEDFVDTRLAQKISQLPGVGLVSISGGQRPAVRIRADIRKLAAYGLNIDDLRTTLSNANVNTPKGNFDGAMRAYTINANDQIRNAADYRSLVVAYKNGSPVRLSDVGDVIDGAQNDKLGAWMNDTPAIILNIQRQPGANVISVVEGIKALLPQLQATLPAAIDLNVLTDRTITIRASVRDVEYELSLAVILVVLVIFVFLRSTRATLIPSLSVPLSLVGTLGAMYLFGFSLNNLSLMALTIATGFVVDDAIVVIENISRYIEEGEPPLEAALRGSEQIGFTIISLTVSLIAVLIPLLFMGDVVGRLFREFAITLSVTILISAVVSLTLVPMACAKLLRPESEAEENTFQRLSREGFDRVIAIYGQMLNWVLDRQTFVLLIALATFGLTAWLYIVIPKGFFPLQDTGVIQAISEAPQSVSYAAMAERQQQLARIILQDPDVDSLSSFIGVDGTNTTLNNGRILINLKPYEQRKSDIATVMRRIKEATASLTGVTLYMQPVQDLTIEGTVSKTQYQFILQDADPAQLNEWTLKLVDKLRTLPQLGDVATDISAQGLSVFVEIDRDQAARFGITPATIDNALYDSYGQRIVSTIFTNSNQYRVILEADPALQGSLQSLSDIYLPSSVGSALVPLAVVAKFREDIAPLQISHLGQFPSATVSFNLAPGASLGEAVTAIKQAQVDIGQPLGVITSFQGAALAFQSSLSNQLFLILAAIVTVYIVLGVLYESFIHPLTILSTLPSAGIGALLALMLGGHDLTIVAIIGIILLIGIVKKNAIMMIDFALDAERNEGKSPREAIYQACLLRFRPIIMTTMAAVLGALPLMLGTGAGSELRHPLGVSIVGGLLLSQVLTLFTTPVIYLWFDRLALRLAGPPADAAGQPSGSH, from the coding sequence ATGAACCCGTCGCAGCCGTTCATTCTGCGGCCTGTTGCAACGACGCTCCTGATGATCGCCATCATGCTGTCGGGCATGCTGGCATTTCGCTTCCTCCCCGTCGCCGCGCTGCCCGAGGTCGACTATCCCACGATCCAGGTGCAGACCTTCTATCCCGGCGCGAGCCCCGATGTGATGACCTCATCCATCACCGCGCCGCTGGAAGTGCAGTTCGGCCAGATGCCGAACCTCAACCAGATGAGCTCGGTGAGCTCGGCCGGCGCTTCCGTCATCACCCTGCAGTTCGGCCTGAGCATTTCGCTCGACATCGCCGAGCAGGAGGTGCAGGCCGCGATCAACGCCGCCGGCAACCTGCTGCCTTCCGACCTGCCGGCGCCGCCGATCTACGCCAAGGTGAACCCGGCCGACGCGCCGATCCTCACGCTCGGCCTGACGTCGAAGACCATGCCGCTGACCCAGCTCGAGGACTTCGTCGACACGCGGCTTGCGCAGAAGATCTCGCAGCTTCCCGGCGTCGGCCTGGTCAGCATCTCCGGCGGCCAGCGGCCGGCGGTGCGCATCCGCGCCGATATCCGCAAGCTCGCGGCCTACGGGCTCAACATCGACGACCTGCGCACCACGCTCAGCAACGCCAACGTCAACACGCCGAAGGGCAATTTCGACGGCGCGATGCGCGCCTACACCATCAACGCCAACGACCAGATCCGCAACGCCGCCGACTACAGGTCGCTGGTCGTCGCCTACAAGAACGGCTCTCCGGTGCGCCTCAGCGACGTCGGCGACGTGATCGACGGCGCCCAGAACGACAAGCTCGGCGCCTGGATGAACGACACGCCGGCGATCATCCTCAACATCCAGCGCCAGCCCGGCGCCAACGTCATTTCGGTGGTCGAAGGCATCAAGGCGCTGCTGCCGCAACTGCAGGCGACGCTGCCGGCCGCGATCGACCTCAACGTCCTCACCGACCGCACCATCACCATCCGCGCCTCGGTGCGCGACGTCGAATACGAGCTGTCACTCGCGGTGATCCTGGTGGTGCTGGTGATCTTCGTGTTCCTGCGATCGACCCGCGCCACCCTGATCCCGAGCCTGTCGGTGCCGCTGTCGCTGGTCGGCACGCTGGGCGCGATGTACCTGTTCGGCTTCAGCCTGAACAATCTTTCGCTGATGGCGCTGACGATCGCGACCGGCTTCGTGGTCGACGACGCCATCGTGGTGATCGAGAACATCTCGCGCTACATCGAGGAAGGCGAGCCGCCGCTCGAGGCGGCGCTGCGCGGCTCCGAGCAGATCGGCTTCACCATCATCTCGCTGACGGTATCGCTGATCGCGGTGCTGATCCCGCTCCTGTTCATGGGTGACGTGGTCGGCCGGCTGTTCCGCGAATTCGCCATCACGCTGTCCGTCACCATCCTGATCTCGGCAGTGGTGTCGCTGACGCTGGTGCCGATGGCCTGCGCCAAGCTGCTCAGGCCCGAAAGCGAAGCGGAGGAAAATACCTTCCAGCGCCTCAGCCGCGAGGGATTCGATCGCGTCATCGCGATCTACGGCCAGATGCTGAACTGGGTGCTCGACCGCCAGACCTTCGTGCTCCTGATCGCGCTGGCGACCTTCGGCCTGACTGCCTGGCTCTACATCGTCATCCCCAAGGGCTTCTTCCCGCTACAGGACACCGGCGTGATCCAGGCGATCTCCGAGGCGCCGCAGTCGGTTTCCTATGCCGCGATGGCGGAACGGCAGCAGCAACTGGCGCGCATCATCCTGCAGGACCCCGACGTCGACAGCCTGTCATCGTTCATCGGCGTCGACGGCACCAACACCACGCTCAACAACGGCCGCATCCTGATCAACCTCAAGCCGTACGAGCAGCGCAAGTCCGACATCGCGACCGTGATGCGGCGGATCAAGGAAGCGACCGCGTCGCTGACCGGCGTCACGCTGTACATGCAGCCGGTGCAGGACCTGACGATCGAAGGCACCGTCAGCAAGACGCAGTACCAGTTCATCCTGCAGGACGCCGACCCGGCGCAGCTCAATGAATGGACGCTGAAGCTCGTCGACAAGCTGCGCACACTGCCGCAGCTCGGCGATGTCGCCACCGACATCTCGGCGCAGGGCCTTTCCGTGTTCGTCGAGATCGACCGCGACCAGGCCGCGCGCTTCGGCATCACGCCCGCCACCATCGACAACGCGCTCTACGATTCCTACGGCCAGCGCATCGTCTCGACCATCTTCACCAATTCCAACCAGTATCGCGTCATCCTCGAGGCCGACCCGGCGCTGCAGGGATCGCTGCAGTCGCTGTCGGATATCTATCTGCCCTCCTCGGTCGGCTCGGCCCTGGTGCCGCTCGCCGTGGTGGCGAAATTCCGCGAGGATATCGCGCCGCTGCAGATCTCGCATCTCGGCCAGTTCCCCTCCGCCACCGTATCGTTCAACCTGGCGCCGGGCGCCTCGCTCGGCGAGGCGGTCACCGCGATCAAGCAGGCGCAGGTCGATATCGGCCAGCCGCTTGGCGTCATCACCAGCTTCCAGGGTGCTGCGCTGGCCTTCCAGTCGTCGCTGTCGAACCAGCTCTTCCTGATCCTGGCCGCGATCGTCACCGTCTACATCGTGCTCGGCGTGCTCTACGAGAGCTTCATCCATCCCCTCACTATCCTCTCCACGCTGCCCTCCGCCGGCATCGGCGCGCTGCTGGCGCTGATGCTGGGCGGCCACGATCTCACGATCGTCGCGATCATCGGCATCATCCTCCTGATCGGCATCGTGAAGAAGAACGCGATCATGATGATCGACTTCGCGCTCGATGCCGAACGCAACGAGGGCAAGTCCCCGCGCGAGGCGATCTACCAGGCCTGCCTGCTGCGGTTCAGGCCGATCATCATGACGACGATGGCCGCGGTGCTCGGCGCACTGCCGCTGATGCTCGGGACCGGCGCCGGCTCGGAGCTGCGTCACCCGCTCGGCGTCTCGATCGTCGGCGGGCTTCTGCTCAGCCAGGTGCTGACGCTGTTCACCACGCCGGTGATCTATCTCTGGTTCGACCGCCTGGCGCTGCGCCTGGCAGGGCCGCCGGCGGACGCCGCCGGCCAGCCAAGCGGGTCGCACTAG
- a CDS encoding efflux RND transporter periplasmic adaptor subunit — protein sequence MDQHLKPPIKAPAVGPALKQPPRRRGFVLLLLAVLFVVAGIVWWTRQGSSPQPESAGGRRGAGSAPMSIVPETITKGDIGINLNALGTVSSLATVTIRTQISGYLIKVAFKEGDEVKKGDLLAEIDARPYEAALAQAKGQLARDEALLKGAQVDLTRYQGLAAQNAVPRQQLDTQIALVAQDQGIVEADRGAVRAAEVNLQYCRIVSPLDGRVGLRQIDQGNYVTPGDANGLVVITQIHPISVLFTLPEDNLQAISKRLQSGAVLPAAAYDRGGANKIADGTLQTFDSQIDPTTGTIKLRAQFPNDARTLYPNQFVNVRLLLDTHKDVTTMSTAGVQRGLPGTFVYLVNADSTVSVRPVKLGVTDGNRVEVLSGLEPGDRVVIDGADKLRDSAKVIIREAASANAPAPDATKGRPAQQGPGEAGKRRSEDGQKQ from the coding sequence ATGGATCAACATCTCAAGCCCCCGATTAAAGCGCCTGCGGTCGGTCCTGCGCTGAAGCAGCCGCCCCGCCGCCGGGGCTTCGTGCTGCTGCTGCTGGCCGTGCTGTTCGTGGTCGCCGGCATCGTCTGGTGGACCCGGCAAGGCAGTTCGCCACAGCCGGAGAGCGCTGGCGGCCGCCGCGGCGCCGGCAGCGCGCCGATGTCGATCGTCCCGGAAACGATCACCAAGGGCGATATCGGCATCAACCTCAACGCGCTCGGCACCGTGAGCTCGCTCGCCACTGTCACGATCCGCACCCAGATCAGCGGCTACCTGATCAAGGTCGCCTTCAAGGAGGGCGACGAGGTGAAAAAAGGCGACCTGCTCGCCGAAATCGATGCGCGGCCTTATGAAGCGGCGCTGGCCCAGGCCAAGGGACAGCTCGCCCGCGACGAAGCGCTGTTGAAGGGCGCGCAGGTCGATCTCACGCGCTATCAGGGACTGGCGGCGCAGAATGCGGTCCCGCGCCAGCAGCTCGACACCCAGATCGCCCTGGTCGCGCAGGACCAGGGCATCGTCGAGGCCGATCGCGGCGCGGTCCGCGCCGCGGAAGTGAACCTGCAATATTGCCGCATCGTGTCCCCGCTCGACGGCCGCGTCGGCCTGCGCCAGATCGACCAGGGCAACTACGTGACGCCCGGCGATGCCAACGGCCTCGTCGTCATCACCCAGATCCATCCGATCAGCGTCCTGTTCACGCTGCCCGAGGACAATCTGCAGGCGATCTCCAAGCGGCTGCAATCCGGCGCCGTACTGCCGGCCGCGGCCTATGACCGCGGCGGCGCCAACAAGATCGCCGACGGCACGCTGCAGACCTTCGACAGCCAGATCGATCCCACCACTGGGACGATCAAGCTGCGCGCGCAGTTCCCGAACGATGCGCGGACGCTCTATCCGAACCAGTTCGTCAATGTGCGGCTCCTGCTCGACACCCACAAGGACGTCACCACGATGTCGACCGCCGGCGTCCAGCGCGGCCTGCCCGGAACCTTCGTCTACCTGGTCAACGCCGACAGCACGGTTTCGGTGCGCCCGGTCAAGCTCGGCGTGACCGACGGCAACCGCGTCGAGGTCCTGTCGGGGCTGGAGCCCGGCGACCGCGTCGTGATTGACGGCGCCGACAAGCTGCGCGACAGCGCCAAGGTGATCATCCGCGAAGCGGCCAGCGCCAACGCCCCTGCGCCTGACGCCACCAAGGGACGTCCCGCCCAGCAGGGCCCCGGCGAGGCCGGCAAGCGACGATCGGAAGACGGACAGAAGCAATGA
- the rfbF gene encoding glucose-1-phosphate cytidylyltransferase, which produces MKIVILAGGLGTRISEETAVRPKPMIEIGGKPIIWHIMKIYSHFGFNDFIVCLGYRGYQIKEYFANYFLHMSDVTFHLAENRMEVHRETAEPWRVTLVETGDDTQTGGRVKRALHYVGGDETFALTYGDGVADIDLHAQLAFHRAHGRKATVTAVRPARRFGAIAVEGDRVLTFKEKPEDDGGWINGGFFLLSPKVGELIAGDETVWEQGPMEALARSGDLRAYVHHGFWHPMDTLRDKTFLEQCWASDSAKWRRW; this is translated from the coding sequence ATGAAAATCGTCATATTGGCCGGTGGTCTCGGGACCCGGATTTCCGAGGAGACGGCGGTCCGGCCAAAGCCGATGATCGAGATCGGCGGCAAGCCGATCATCTGGCACATCATGAAAATCTACAGCCATTTCGGCTTCAACGATTTCATCGTCTGCCTCGGCTATCGCGGCTACCAGATCAAGGAATATTTCGCGAACTACTTCCTGCACATGTCGGACGTGACCTTCCACCTGGCGGAGAACCGCATGGAGGTGCACCGCGAGACCGCGGAGCCCTGGCGCGTCACGCTGGTCGAGACCGGTGACGACACCCAGACCGGCGGACGCGTCAAACGCGCGCTGCATTATGTCGGCGGGGACGAGACCTTTGCGCTCACCTATGGTGATGGCGTCGCCGATATCGACCTGCACGCGCAGCTCGCCTTTCATCGCGCCCATGGCCGGAAAGCCACTGTCACCGCGGTACGGCCGGCGCGGCGGTTCGGCGCCATCGCGGTGGAGGGCGACCGGGTGCTGACGTTCAAGGAAAAGCCCGAGGACGACGGCGGCTGGATCAACGGCGGCTTCTTCCTGCTGTCGCCGAAGGTGGGCGAATTGATCGCCGGCGACGAGACGGTGTGGGAGCAGGGGCCGATGGAGGCTCTCGCCCGCAGCGGCGATCTGCGCGCCTATGTCCATCACGGCTTCTGGCACCCGATGGACACGCTGCGCGACAAGACGTTCCTCGAGCAGTGCTGGGCGTCCGACAGCGCCAAATGGAGACGATGGTGA